One window from the genome of Salvia miltiorrhiza cultivar Shanhuang (shh) chromosome 7, IMPLAD_Smil_shh, whole genome shotgun sequence encodes:
- the LOC130994707 gene encoding dehydration-responsive element-binding protein 1B-like: MDKLGISASLSHFGGSSGSATEVILASDQPKKRAGRKKFNETRHPVYRGVRLRKSGKWVSEIREPNKKTRIWLGTFDTVEMAARAHDVAAIALRGRSACLNFADSTWRLPLPASSSAHDIRKAAAEAAEAFRPRTTAALTTTEISLLMEEEGVVGMEGLMWDMAEGLMMSPPPLYNDDFQMQDDMSLWSYSIPKH, translated from the coding sequence ATGGATAAGCTTGGCATTTCTGCTTCTTTATCCCACTTCGGCGGCTCCAGCGGCAGCGCCACCGAAGTGATTCTAGCTTCCGACCAGCCCAAGAAGCGGGCCGGCCGGAAGAAGTTCAACGAGACGCGCCACCCCGTCTATCGCGGCGTGCGCTTGCGGAAATCCGGCAAATGGGTTTCCGAGATCAGAGAGCCGAACAAGAAAACGAGAATCTGGCTCGGCACCTTCGACACCGTCGAGATGGCCGCACGTGCACATGATGTCGCCGCGATTGCGCTGAGGGGCCGCTCCGCCTGCCTCAACTTCGCCGACTCCACGTGGCGGCTGCCCCTTCCGGCATCTTCCAGCGCTCACGACATTCGGAAGGCCGCGGCCGAGGCAGCCGAGGCCTTCCGTCCCCGCACAACCGCCGCCTTGACGACGACGGAGATATCATTGCTCATGGAGGAAGAAGGTGTGGTTGGAATGGAAGGATTGATGTGGGATATGGCGGAGGGGTTGATGATGTCGCCGCCTCCTCTCTACAATGATGACTTCCAAATGCAAGATGATATGTCACTCTGGAGTTACTCTATCCCAAAGCATTAA